Proteins from a genomic interval of Lolium perenne isolate Kyuss_39 chromosome 1, Kyuss_2.0, whole genome shotgun sequence:
- the LOC127301418 gene encoding myosin-1, translating to MASVDVRSVRKSSALRARGPAKLQATRSMPLDYRHAPPKPAAPAANGVGRRAADVEEEEAAPAERDADSPYSSAAATAEEEEESAAEGGGEADSASSAPPAAPAGPSSQRDTRWGDTSSYGAKKKQRVFCQLPNGDWALCTVITTSGDESVVKVPEGKVLRLQTESLQPANPEILDGVDDLMQLSYLSEPSVLYNLQYRYSQDMIYTKAGPVLVAVNPFKKVALYGDEYITSYRNKTMDSPHVYAIADSALREMKRDEVNQSIIISGESGAGKTETAKIAMQYLASLGGGSGIEYEILQTNPILEAFGNAKTLRNDNSSRFGKLIEIHFSTTGRICGAMIQTFLLEKSRVVQCAVGERSYHIFYQLCAGAPPTLREKLNLKKVDEYKYLKQSCCYSIAGVDDAQMFRTVTEAMNIVHISKEDQDNVFAMVSAVLWLGDVSFTIIDNENHVEIIVEEAAETVSRLLGCSIEDLNLALSKRHMKVNNENIVQKLTLAQATDTRDALAKALYASLFEWLVEQINKSLSVGKRRTGRSISILDIYGFESFDKNSFEQFCINYANERLQQHFNRHLFKLEQEEYVEDGIDWAKVEFEDNQDCLNLFEKKPLGLLSLLDEESTFPNATDLTFANKLKQHLDNNSCFRGERGKAFTVRHYAGEVAYDTSGFLEKNRDLLHMDSIQFLAKCKLSIPQMFASKMLAQSDNLESVPYRPSVADSQKLSVAMKFKGQLFQLMQRLESTTPHFIRCIKPNNLQLPAIYGQELVLQQLKCCGVLEVVRISRSGYPTRMTHQKFARRYGFLLEDVASQDPLSVSVAILHQFNILPEMYQVGYTKLFFRTGQIGKLENTRNRTLHGVLRVQSCFRGYQARRHAIERMRGVLALQSFIRGENARQTYSSLLRKHRAATLLQRNLRGWLARRYFLKIRKASVVIQSGIRGCLVRRCAGNVDLLNVLRELESKKEAEGDQILIKASFLAELQRRILRAEATVREKDEENEMLHQRLQQYENRWLEYEQKMKSMEEMWQKQMRSLQSSLSVAKKSLALDDTPRMSDSSVEQSWETNGNHVGGGSQLVPRITGREMNASISVIGRLAEEFEQRSQVFADDAKFLVEVKSGQADASLNPDMELRRLKQNFDSWKKDFSSRIRETKVILNKLATTGSSGGGNDSSPNSAKKKWWGRLNTSKFS from the exons ATGGCGTCGGTGGACGTGCGGTCCGTGCGCAAGTCGTCCGCGCTGCGCGCGCGGGGGCCCGCCAAGCTGCAGGCCACCCGCTCCATGCCGCTCGACTACAGGCACGCGCCGCCCAAGCCCGCCGCCCCGGCCGCCAACGGCGTCGGCCGCCGCGCTGCTGacgtagaggaggaggaggcggcgccggcCGAGCGGGACGCGGACTCGCCATACAGCTCCGCGGCGGcgacagcggaggaggaggaggagagcgccGCCGAAGGTGGCGGGGAGGCCGATTCGGCGTCTTCTGCGCCGCCGGCCGCGCCTGCCGGCCCCTCCTCGCAGCGCGACACCAGATGGGGCGACACCAGCTCCTACGGCGCTAAAAAG AAGCAAAGAGTTTTTTGTCAGCTTCCAAATGGCGACTGGGCCTTATGCACTGTGATTACCACCTCTGGTGACGAGTCCGTAGTAAAGGTCCCTGAAGGGAAG GTGCTAAGATTACAAACGGAGAGCCTTCAGCCTGCGAATCCTGAAATTCTTGATGGAGTGGATGATCTTATGCAGCTGAGTTATCTAAGTGAACCATCTGTGCTCTACAACTTGCAGTACAGATATTCTCAAGACATGATTTAT ACTAAAGCAGGTCCAGTTTTGGTGGCCGTCAACCCTTTTAAAAAGGTTGCGCTGTATGGTGATGAGTATATAACTTCATATAGGAATAAAACAATGGACAGTCCACATGTGTATGCAATAGCAGATTCAGCCCTTCGTGAAATGAAAAGAG ATGAAGTTAACCAGTCCATTATTATAAG TGGTGAGAGTGGAGCAGGAAAAACAGAAACTGCAAAGATTGCCATGCAGTATTTGGCTTCTCTTGGAGGTGGAAGTGGCATTGAATATGAGATCTTACAAACCAACCCAATACTTGAGGCCTTCGGCAATGCAAAGACATTAAGAAATGATAACTCAAGTCGCTTT GGAAAGCTCATTGAAATTCATTTCAGTACAACTGGAAGAATATGTGGTGCCATGATTCAAACAT TTTTACTTGAGAAG TCAAGGGTTGTACAGTGTGCAGTTGGTGAGCGTTCCTACCATATATTTTATCAGCTATGTGCTGGTGCTCCACCGACTCTCAGAG AGAAGTTGAATTTGAAGAAGGTCGATGAATACAAATATCTGAAACAGAGTTGCTGCTATTCAATTGCTGGCGTGGATGATGCTCAAATGTTCCGTACTGTCACG GAAGCTATGAACATCGTCCATATCAGCAAGGAGGACCAAGATAATGTTTTCGCAATGGTTTCTGCTGTGCTATGGCTCGGAGATGTCTCTTTCACAATTATTGATAATGAGAATCATGTTGAGATCATTGTAGAAGAAG CTGCTGAAACGGTTTCAAGACTTCTTGGCTGCAGTATTGAAGATCTCAATTTAGCTCTGTCAAAGCGTCACATGAAAGTTAATAATGAAAATATTGTCCAGAAGCTTACCCTTGCACAG GCAACTGACACAAGAGATGCGCTGGCCAAAGCCCTATAtgctagtttgtttgagtggcttGTAGAACAAATTAACAAGTCTCTTTCTGTTGGCAAGCGTCGAACTGGGAGATCAATCAGTATTCTTGACATCTACGGCTTTGAATCATTTGAT AAGAACAGTTTTGAACAGTTCTGCATTAATTATGCCAACGAGAGGCTACAACAACATTTCAACCGCCATTTGTTTAAGCTCGAGCAAGAG GAATATGTTGAGGATGGCATTGACTGGGCTAAGGTTGAGTTTGAGGATAACCAGGATTGTTTGAATCTATTCGAGAAA AAACCACTGGGGTTGTTGTCTCTGCTGGATGAGGAATCTACGTTTCCTAATGCCACAGACCTTACTTTTGCGAACAAGCTCAAGCAACATCTTGACAACAATTCTTGCTTCAGAGGAGAAAGGGGCAAGGCTTTCACTGTTCGTCATTATGCAGGAGAG GTGGCATATGACACATCAGGTTTTCTAGAGAAGAATAGAGATTTGTTGCACATGGACTCAATTCAGTTTCTTGCCAAATGCAAATTGTCTATACCACAAATGTTTGCATCCAAGATGCTTGCTCAATCAGATAATCTAGAATCCGTTCCATATAGGCCTAGTGTTGCTGATTCACAGAAGTTAAGTGTAGCAATGAAGTTTAAG GGACAATTGTTCCAACTTATGCAAAGACTTGAAAGCACAACGCCACACTTCATACGATGTATTAAACCAAACAATTTGCAACTCCCTGCCATTTACGGACAAGAACTTGTGCTCCAACAGCTCAAATGCTGTGGGGTTCTTGAGGTTGTACGAATTTCGAGATCTGGGTATCCAACAAGAATGACACATCAGAAGTTTGCTCGCCG GTATGGCTTTCTTCTTGAGGATGTCGCGTCTCAAGATCCACTTAGTGTTTCGGTTGCAATTCTTCATCAGTTCAACATTTTGCCTGAGATGTATCAAGTTGGCTATACAAAATTGTTCTTCCGAACTGGTCAG ATTGGCAAACTTGAGAATACTCGAAATCGTACTCTACATGGTGTTTTAAGGGTTCAAAGCTGTTTCAGAGGGTATCAAGCACGGCGGCATGCAATTGAACGGATGAGAGGAGTTTTGGCTCTTCAATCAT TCATTCGTGGTGAGAATGCAAGACAAACTTATTCATCTCTGTTGAGGAAACATAGGGCAGCTACTCTTCTGCAAAGAAATCTAAGAGGCTGGCTTGCAAGAAGATATTTCCTTAAGATAAGGAAGGCTTCAGTGGTAATACAATCTG GCATCCGTGGTTGTCTTGTTAGAAGATGTGCCGGCAATGTTGATCTACTGAACGTGTTGAGAGAACTTGAATCGAAAAAG GAGGCAGAGGGTGACCAAATTTTGATCAAGGCATCTTTCCTGGCTGAGCTACAAAGGCGAATCCTGAGGGCCGAGGCGACAGTTCGAGAAAAGGATGAAGAGAATGAGATGTTGCACCAACGGCTTCAGCAATACGAAAACCGATGGTTAGAGTACGAGCAGAAAATGAAATCGATGGAGGAAATGTGGCAGAAGCAGATGCGATCACTGCAGTCAAGCCTTTCCGTAGCAAAGAAGAGCCTTGCTCTGGACGATACACCTAGGATGTCCGACTCATCCGTGGAGCAGAGCTGGGAGACCAACGGGAATCATGTCGGCGGGGGCTCCCAGCTGGTCCCGAGGATCACTGGGCGAGAGATGAACGCCAGCATCAGTGTCATCGGCCGCCTAGCGGAGGAATTCGAGCAGCGGAGCCAGGTCTTCGCTGACGACGCCAAGTTCTTGGTCGAGGTCAAGTCTGGGCAGGCGGATGCCAGCCTGAACCCGGACATGGAGCTCCGCAGGCTGAAGCAGAACTTCGACTCGTGGAAGAAGGATTTCAGCTCCCGCATAAGGGAGACCAAAGTGATCCTCAACAAGCTCGCCACGACGGGGAGCAGCGGTGGGGGCAACGATTCTTCCCCCAACTCTGCCAAGAAAAAGTGGTGGGGCAGGCTCAACACCTCCAAGTTTTCGTGA
- the LOC127301427 gene encoding putative pentatricopeptide repeat-containing protein At5g52630: MGKFRGQHSRPPDTHTSLRLAAPLQSCGRAGDLRLGRRLHARLVLSGAAAASAFLTNHLITMYSHCADVTSALRLFHAMPRPNLVSWTTLISGLAQNSMHADALAAFASMRRAGLAPTQFALSSAARAAAALAAPRPGAQLHCIGVRLGFDSELFVASNLADMYSKSGLLAEACRVFDQMPHKDAVAWTAMIDGYSKNGSLAEAARAFRDMKREGLVRADQHVFCSVLSASGGLKDRWLGRTIHGSVMKEGFDREVAVRNALTDMYAKAADMEDAARVLKVDPEGWTVVSATSLIDGYIETDRVEDALRTFIELRRQGVEPNEFTFSSMIKGCAMQALLEQGAQLHAQVTKTNIISDCFVGSTLLDMYGKCGLISLSSQLFNEIEHRTDIAWNALINVLAQHGHGRKAIQAFDRMTSSGIRPNHITFVSLLTACSHAGLVDEGLKYFNSMKDAHGIEPKEEHYSCIIDMYGRAGRLDEAEKFIHEMPVKPNAYGWCSLLGACRMRGNKELGEVAAQNIMELEPDNTGVHVSLSGIYASLGQWEDVKAIRKLMRDSRIKKLPGFSWVDANNKTHVFASEDWSHPQQEKIYKKLEELYKRIKEEGYVPDTRFLPCNLEDAAKERILRYHSERIAVAFALISMPATKPIIVKKNLRICVDCHSALKFIAKVESRDIIVRDNSRFHHFGKGGCSCEDYW; the protein is encoded by the coding sequence ATGGGGAAATTCCGCGGCCAGCACTCCCGCCCACCGGACACCCACACCTCGCTCCGCCTCGCCGCCCCGCTCCAGTCATGCGGCCGCGCCGGCGACCTCCGCCTCGGCCGCCGCCTCCACGCCCGCCTCGTGctctccggcgccgccgccgcctccgccttccTCACCAACCACCTCATCACAATGTACTCCCACTGCGCCGACGTCACGTCCGCGCTCCGCCTCTTCCACGCCATGCCCCGCCCCAACCTCGTCTCCTGGACAACCCTCATCTCCGGCCTCGCCCAGAACTCCATGCACGCCGACGCGCTAGCCGCCTTCGCCTCCATGCGCCGCGCGGGCCTCGCGCCCACGCAGTTCGCGCTCTCCAGCGCTGCGCGCGCCGCGGCCGCCCTCGCTGCCCCACGCCCCGGCGCGCAGCTGCACTGCATCGGCGTCAGGCTCGGCTTCGACTCCGAGCTCTTCGTCGCCAGCAACCTCGCGGATATGTACTCCAAGTCCGGGCTCTTGGCTGAGGCGTGCAGGGTGTTTGACCAAATGCCGCACAAGGATGCTGTCGCGTGGACTGCCATGATCGATGGGTACTCCAAGAACGGGAGCCTTGCGGAGGCCGCTCGAGCTTTCCGGGATATGAAACGAGAGGGACTGGTTCGGGCTGATCAGCACGTGTTCTGCAGTGTCTTGAGTGCATCGGGAGGGCTCAAGGATAGATGGCTTGGCCGAACCATCCATGGTAGTGTAATGAAGGAAGGGTTTGATCGGGAGGTTGCTGTGAGAAACGCACTCACTGACATGTACGCTAAGGCTGCGGATATGGAGGATGCTGCTCGCGTGCTGAAGGTTGACCCTGAAGGTTGGACTGTTGTGTCGGCCACCTCGCTCATCGATGGCTACATAGAGACTGACCGTGTTGAGGACGCCCTTCGGACGTTTATTGAACTCCGGAGGCAAGGAGTTGAGCCCAATGAATTTACTTTCTCCAGCATGATCAAGGGCTGTGCTATGCAGGCTCTGCTTGAGCAAGGTGCGCAGTTGCATGCTCAAGTGACCAAGACAAATATTATCAGTGACTGCTTTGTTGGTTCCACCCTTTTGGATATGTATGGTAAATGTGGCCTCATAAGTTTGTCCAGTCAGTTGTTTAATGAGATCGAACACCGTACTGATATTGCTTGGAATGCGCTAATCAATGTATTAGCACAACATGGCCATGGTAGGAAAGCAATCCAAGCTTTCGATAGGATGACCTCTAGTGGTATCAGGCCAAATCACATTACGTTTGTCAGCCTGCTTACAGCATGCAGTCATGCTGGGTTAGTGGATGAAGGACTGAAATATTTTAATTCCATGAAGGATGCCCATGGTATTGAGCCTAAAGAGGAGCACTATTCCTGCATTATTGATATGTATGGTCGAGCTGGGAGACTAGACGAAGCAGAGAAATTCATACATGAGATGCCTGTCAAGCCAAATGCCTATGGTTGGTGCTCCTTGCTTGGAGCTTGCCGGATGAGAGGAAACAAGGAGCTGGGAGAGGTTGCGGCACAAAACATAATGGAGCTTGAGCCAGATAACACTGGTGTCCATGTGTCCCTTTCTGGGATCTATGCATCGCTGGGCCAATGGGAGGATGTGAAGGCAATCAGGAAGttgatgagggatagcaggattaaGAAGTTGCCTGGATTTAGCTGGGTCGATGCTAACAACAAAACTCATGTTTTTGCATCCGAAGATTGGTCACACCCACAGCAGGAAAAGATATATAAAAAACTTGAGGAACTCTATAAGAGGATAAAAGAGGAAGGTTATGTCCCGGACACACGGTTCTTGCCATGTAATTTGGAAGATGCTGCAAAGGAGAGGATTCTGCGTTATCACAGTGAGCGGATTGCCGTAGCTTTTGCTTTGATAAGCATGCCTGCTACAAAACCAATCATTGTGAAGAAGAATTTGCGCATCTGCGTAGACTGCCATTCTGCACTGAAGTTCATTGCTAAGGTAGAAAGCAGAGATATTATTGTTAGAGATAACTCCAGGTTCCACCATTTTGGGAAAGGGGGGTGTTCCTGTGAAGATTACTGGTGA
- the LOC139830382 gene encoding uncharacterized protein: MARTENIGPGSSSHGDGRARRRRSDDSDEVARARKRSTSRAAEIEESEEEEGEEEEEEEEDLAAFSFEARKNKKKVVQKLSAPLGRRMVRSVPKKDKRYVAVDYRTMASNEYVELRLALAFHGRRSQRTAFDPRFWKLEHQDIYESICILPRSHMCSPHKHMDIPFIVKNEMKLGQGVVEIIEAKGLKGIMEFQQDWNEEAILQFYATCFFAKDKARTVHWMTGGEHLSCTFARFADLLGLNGAQGYSIHSHATNGLALHPKALAPLYPPGHASKLVGTSTAMIPKYAFLFKCLTWTLVPKSGDYLSVRNFAIDLMLEMAILDRKLNVADFIFHEMRLASYSQGRSLPYGPFIQAMIDDAFVPSIQMDCSHKVWSPRFDNKKNAPMPVVAPPSMPVVSPLSRFEKFMAKAQRSIFNMCKFNAQELVNHNKLAYDRIKLYKDRLRALGDTQVSDDEAPPALALSVLALSVLPEFTFPEAGYEDYFAESPARADDDAGDE; encoded by the coding sequence ATGGCACGGACCGAGAACATCGGGCCTGGCTCCTCTAGCCATGGTGATGGTCGTGCTCGTCGCAGAAGAAGCGACGATAGTGATGAAGTAGCTCGCGCGCGCAAGCGCTCTACCTCTCGTGCTGCTGAGATTGAAGAAtccgaagaagaagagggggaggaagaggaagaagaagaagaggatctcGCGGCATTCTCATTTGAGGCCCGTAAGAACAAGAAGAAGGTGGTCCAGAAGCTCTCCGCCCCTCTTGGCAGGAGGATGGTGCGGAGCGTGCCGAAGAAGGACAAGCGTTATGTGGCGGTTGACTACAGGACCATGGCCTCCAATGAGTATGTTGAGCTTCGTCTCGCACTTGCTTTTCACGGGAGGAGGTCTCAACGGACTGCCTTTGATCCTCGTTTTTGGAAGCTTGAGCATCAAGATATCTATGAGAGCATCTGTATCCTTCCGCGGTCACACATGTGTTCACCTCACAAGCATATGGATATTCCATTCATTGTCAAGAATGagatgaagcttgggcaaggtgtgGTGGAGATTATTGAAGCCAaaggattgaagggcatcatggagTTTCAGCAAGATTGGAATGAGGAAGCCATCCTTCAATTCTATGCCACTTGCTTCTTTGCCAAGGATAAAGCAAGGACCGTGCATTGGATGACCGGTGGGGAACACCTCTCATGCACCTTTGCGAGGTTTGCCGACCTTCTTGGCCTCAATGGGGCACAAGGCTATAGCATCCATTCTCATGCTACCAATGGGCTTGCGTTGCATCCAAAGGCTCTTGCACCTCTTTATCCTCCGGGCCATGCTTCTAAGCTCGTTGGTACCTCCACCGCCATGATACCCAAGTATGCCTTCCTCTTCAAGTGCCTCACTTGGACTCTTGTACCCAAAAGTGGCGATTACCTCTCCGTGAGGAACTTCGCTATTGATCTTATGCTGGAGATGGCCATCTTGGACCGGAAGCTCAATgttgctgacttcatcttccatgAGATGCGCCTTGCCTCTTACTCTCAAGGGCGCAGTCTCCCTTATGGGCCTTTCATTCAAGCCATGATCGACGACGCCTTTGTGCCATCTATTCAGATGGATTGCTCTCATAAGGTTTGGAGCCCTCGGTTTGACAACAAGAAGAACGCCCCAATGCCAGTGGTAGCGCCCCCGAGCATGCCGGTGGTATCACCCCTGAGCCGCTTTGAGAAGTTCATGGCCAAGGCACAGCGCTCCATATTCAACATGTGCAAGTTCAATGCTCAAGAGCTTGTGAACCACAACAAGCTTGCCTATGATCGCATCAAGTTGTACAAGGATCGCCTCCGTGCACTTGGTGATACCCAAGTTAGTGATGATGAAGCTCCTCCGGCTCTTGCATTGTCCGTGCTAGCCTTGTCCGTGCTACCTGAGTTCACCTTCCCGGAGGCAGGCTACGAGGACTACTTCGCCGAGTCTCCTGCCCGtgccgacgacgacgccggcgatGAGTGA
- the LOC127301435 gene encoding putative GEM-like protein 8: MESFNQEHVIGIPMSSLRYADERKPTCSTLACKKDKKNSIIYRLSKLSQKTDSYMQGFKEHLALGPKISETVKGKLSLGAKVLQAGSMDKVFRQYFPVEEEEKLLKAFQCYLSTTAGPIAGMLFISTEKIAFHSDRPLDLTSPKGRITRVPYKVMIPAKRIKSAAVRENLYNPDEKYIDVVTVDGFDFWFMGFISYTKSFRYLQHVISELR, from the exons ATGGAGAGTTTCAACCAGGAGCATGTCATTGGAATTCCAATGTCTTCCTTGAGATATGCTGATGAAAGAAAACCAACCTGTTCTACTTTGGCCTGCAAGAAGG ATAAGAAGAATTCCATCATTTATCGGCTAAGCAAGCTAAGCCAGAAAACTGATAGTTATATGCAAGGCTTCAAGGAACACT TAGCACTTGGACCGAAAATTTCAGAAACTGTGAAAGGTAAACTGAGCCTGGGTGCAAAGGTTCTCCAAGCTGGTAGCATGGATAAAGTCTTCAGGCAATACTTTCCAGTCGAGGAAGAAGAGAAGCTATTGAAGGCTTTCCAGTGTTATCTTTCAACCACAGCTGGCCCAATAGCTGGAATGCTCTTCATATCAACTGAGAAGATTGCCTTCCATAGTGATAGGCCTTTGGATTTAACATCGCCCAAGGGACGCATCACAAGGGTCCCCTACAAG GTCATGATTCCTGCAAAGAGGATAAAGAGTGCTGCAGTGAGGGAAAACTTGTATAATCCTGATGAGAAATACATCGATGTAGTTACTGTTGACGGTTTCGATTTTTGGTTTATGGGTTTCATCAGTTACACAAAATCATTTAGATATCTTCAGCATGTAATCTCGGAGTTGAGATGA
- the LOC139833004 gene encoding uncharacterized protein, producing the protein MPRVDLMGLDGRVRRREVENTGFKLWYSGSAGTRNDIGVLIDKSLKDGVVDVRRKGDRIILVKLVVGNLVLNVVSAYAPQAGLDISAKRQSWEDLEDVVRSVSPNEKLFIGDLNGHVDTTNIGFEGVHGGFGYGDRNQEGKDILDFAVAYDLLVANTFFRKRQSHLVTFSSAQHSSQIDFVLTRRRDKRACLDCKMIPGEFVVAQHKLVVVYFHFHARVMRDKGINMTRTKWWKLKGEAQQTFRKRMITEGPWDEEGDADSMWVKMGTCIRKVAREVLGVTKGKKPQAKDTWWWNEDVQRAIKEKKECYMSWHHNRNTSNMVKYKEAKKKARRVVSGARGGPMRSYMTD; encoded by the exons ATGCCACGTGTTGATCTGAT GGGACTAGATGGGCGGGTCAGAAGGAGGGAAGTCGAGAATACCGGCTTCAAGCTTTGGTATTCAGGTTCAGCTGGTACTAGGAACGACATAGGTGTCCTCATAGATAAGAGCCTCAAGGATGGAGTAGTGGACGTTCGGAGAAAGGGTGATAGGATCATCCTAGTCAAGCTAGTTGTTGGGAATCTTGTCCTGAATGTGGTGAGTGCTTATGCCCCACAAGCTGGGCTCGACATAAGCGCGAAACGACAATCTTGGGAGGACTTGGAGGATGTGGTTAGAAGTGTATCGCCAAACGAGAAGCTCTTCATTGGAGATCTCAATGGCCATGTGGACACAACTAACATAGGGTTTGAGGGTGTGCATGGAGGCTTCGGGTATGGTGACAGAAATCAGGAGGGTAAAGACATCCTGGACTTTGCGGTTGCCTATGACCTGTTAGTCGCTAACACCTTCTTTAGGAAGAGGCAATCTCACCTAGTGACCTTTAGTAGTGCCCAACACTCTAGCCAGATTGACTTTGTCCTCACTAGAAGAAGAGATAAGAGGGCTTGTTTGGATTGCAAGATGATCCCTGGGGAGTTTGTTGTGGCGCAACATAAGCTTGTGGTAGTTTACTTCCATTTTCACGCTCGTGTGATGCGGGATAAAGGCATCAACATGACAAGAACAAAGTGGTGGAAGCTCAAAGGAGAAGCACAACAAACCTTTAGGAAGAGGATGATCACGGAAGGACCATGGGACGAAGAGGGAGATGCGGATAGCATGTGGGTGAAGATGGGTACGTGCATTcggaaggtagctagggaggtgcTTGGAGTGACCAAGGGTAAGAAGCCACAAGCTAAGGACACATGGTGGTGGAATGAGGATGTCCAAAGGGCTATCAAGGAGAAGAAGGAGTGCTACATGAGTTGGCACCACAATAGAAACACAAGCAACATGGTGAAGTACAAAgaggccaagaagaaggcaaggcgaGTTGTGAGTGGAGCAAGGGGCGGGCCTATGAGGAGTTATATGACAGACTAG